In Deltaproteobacteria bacterium, one DNA window encodes the following:
- a CDS encoding cytochrome ubiquinol oxidase subunit I encodes MPDHLLIARLEMASLLGFHILFAVAGMAMPLLMAIAEHRWIRTNDRVYRDLAERWARGTGILFAVGAVSGTVLSFALGLLWPNFMRHAGPVIGMPFSLEGFAFFLEAIFLGIYLYGWDRLRPRLHWLCGVAVLGSGTLSGIFVVCANAWMNMPAGFRVEAGQFVDIDPWAAMWNPGWLLYSLHMVVAAFVTIGFAVAAIHAWMLLRHPLHPLHQRAYGIALGVALLSGLLQPLTGDWLAKQTAERQPMKLAAMEAQWDTTVRAPLRIGGWPDAARETTCCAIELPGMLSWLAYGERQAVVQGLRELPPEDRPPVVVVHLAFQLMIAMGTLLVLTAVIGLAYRGLRKAWPRAPWFLRLVIGCGVAGFVALEAGWTVTEVGRQPWIIYRIMRTADAVTPVPHLWSSFLLFLVLYALLGVIVLRLLQYHVFRTVDGMPQHGAGLGGAHG; translated from the coding sequence ATGCCGGACCATCTGCTGATCGCGCGGCTCGAGATGGCGAGCTTGCTCGGGTTCCATATCCTCTTTGCGGTGGCGGGCATGGCGATGCCGCTCTTGATGGCGATCGCAGAACATCGCTGGATTCGCACCAACGATCGCGTCTATCGTGACTTGGCGGAACGCTGGGCGCGCGGCACCGGGATCTTGTTCGCAGTCGGCGCGGTGTCCGGGACCGTGCTCTCTTTTGCGCTCGGGCTGTTGTGGCCGAACTTCATGCGTCATGCCGGACCGGTGATCGGCATGCCGTTCTCGTTGGAAGGGTTCGCCTTTTTCCTCGAGGCCATTTTTCTCGGAATCTATCTGTATGGATGGGACCGGTTGCGGCCGCGGCTCCACTGGCTGTGCGGCGTGGCCGTGCTCGGCAGCGGAACGCTCTCCGGCATTTTTGTGGTTTGCGCGAATGCGTGGATGAACATGCCCGCCGGATTCCGTGTCGAAGCGGGACAATTCGTCGACATCGATCCGTGGGCGGCGATGTGGAATCCGGGATGGTTGTTATACAGCCTCCATATGGTCGTCGCGGCGTTCGTGACGATTGGGTTTGCCGTGGCCGCGATTCATGCCTGGATGTTGCTGCGCCATCCGCTGCATCCGCTCCATCAGCGGGCATACGGGATTGCGTTGGGCGTGGCGTTGTTGAGTGGATTGTTGCAGCCGCTGACGGGTGATTGGTTGGCGAAGCAGACGGCGGAGCGACAACCGATGAAATTGGCGGCGATGGAGGCGCAGTGGGACACGACCGTCCGTGCGCCGCTTCGGATCGGCGGATGGCCGGATGCGGCGCGAGAAACAACCTGTTGCGCGATCGAACTACCCGGGATGCTGAGTTGGTTGGCCTATGGGGAGCGACAAGCTGTGGTCCAAGGATTGCGCGAATTGCCGCCCGAGGACCGTCCGCCGGTCGTGGTGGTGCATCTGGCGTTTCAGTTAATGATCGCGATGGGCACGCTCCTGGTGCTCACGGCCGTGATCGGGCTGGCGTATCGTGGGCTGCGCAAGGCGTGGCCGCGGGCGCCGTGGTTTCTTCGTTTGGTCATCGGATGTGGTGTCGCCGGATTCGTCGCGTTGGAAGCTGGATGGACGGTCACCGAAGTTGGGCGGCAACCGTGGATTATTTACCGGATCATGCGCACTGCGGACGCGGTGACTCCGGTGCCGCACTTGTGGAGTTCTTTTCTCCTCTTCCTCGTGCTCTATGCGCTGCTGGGCGTGATCGTGTTGCGCTTGCTCCAGTATCATGTCTTTCGCACGGTGGACGGCATGCCCCAGCACGGTGCCGGACTGGGAGGTGCACATGGCTGA